Proteins from one Lacrimispora sphenoides genomic window:
- a CDS encoding ABC transporter ATP-binding protein codes for MALLEIKNLGISFGGLRAVDNFSINIEKGQLYGLIGPNGAGKTTIFNLLTGVYKPNTGTIFLDGENITGKKTVDINRAGIARTFQNIRLFKELTVLDNVKTGLHNAYSYGTVTGILRLPKYFKVEKEMDQRAIELLKVFGLDEEKDILASNLPYGKQRKLEIARALATGPKLLLLDEPAAGMNPNETTELMDTIRFVRDNFDMTILLIEHDMKLVSGICERLTVLNFGQVLTQGKTADVLNDPEVIKAYLGE; via the coding sequence ATGGCTTTACTGGAAATCAAGAATCTTGGAATATCCTTTGGCGGACTGCGCGCCGTAGATAATTTCAGCATCAACATTGAAAAAGGACAGCTTTATGGTCTTATCGGCCCAAACGGTGCCGGTAAAACCACGATCTTTAACCTTTTAACTGGTGTTTATAAACCTAATACAGGCACTATTTTCTTGGACGGAGAAAACATAACAGGGAAAAAGACAGTGGATATCAACAGGGCCGGAATCGCAAGAACCTTTCAGAATATCCGTCTGTTTAAGGAATTAACGGTTCTTGATAATGTTAAGACCGGTCTTCACAACGCCTATTCCTATGGGACGGTAACAGGAATTCTCCGCCTGCCTAAGTACTTTAAGGTGGAAAAAGAGATGGATCAGCGGGCCATAGAGCTTTTAAAAGTATTTGGCCTTGATGAAGAAAAGGATATCCTCGCTTCCAACCTTCCATACGGAAAACAAAGGAAGCTGGAGATCGCCCGTGCCCTTGCCACAGGTCCTAAGCTTTTGCTTTTGGATGAGCCGGCAGCCGGTATGAATCCCAATGAAACCACAGAGCTTATGGATACCATACGCTTTGTACGGGATAATTTTGATATGACCATTCTGCTCATTGAACACGATATGAAGCTTGTTTCCGGCATTTGCGAAAGACTGACCGTACTGAATTTCGGCCAGGTGCTTACCCAGGGAAAAAC
- a CDS encoding branched-chain amino acid ABC transporter permease, translated as MEKSMKINFRLNKTLKSNIITFGLVIAAYIIVQLLVNAGQVSNLMKGLLVPLCIYTIMAVSLNLTVGILGELSLGHAGFMCVGAFSSALFSISMLETIPNAGIRFFFAILIGAFSAALAGIVVGIPVLRLRGDYLAIVTLAFGEIIKNVINVVYIGKDADGLHFSLKNAGALNMAKEGTVIINGAQGITGTPKNSTFTIGVILILITLVIVLNLIHSRSGRAIMSVRDNRIAAESIGINITKYKLMAFSISASLAGVAGVLYSHNLSALTATQKNFGYNQSIMILVFVVLGGIGNIRGSMIAAVLLTLLPELLRGLNTYRMLIYAIILIVMMIFNWSPKLIDLRKRYFHKNRAEKERA; from the coding sequence ATGGAAAAAAGTATGAAGATAAATTTTCGTCTGAATAAGACATTAAAAAGCAATATAATAACCTTTGGGCTGGTGATCGCCGCCTATATTATCGTACAGCTTTTGGTAAACGCAGGCCAGGTGAGCAACCTGATGAAGGGTCTTTTGGTACCTCTGTGCATTTATACCATTATGGCAGTATCCTTGAACTTAACCGTAGGCATCCTTGGAGAACTGAGTCTGGGTCATGCAGGTTTCATGTGTGTGGGAGCCTTTTCCAGTGCCTTGTTTTCCATTTCCATGCTGGAAACCATTCCAAACGCGGGAATCCGTTTCTTTTTCGCTATTTTAATTGGTGCTTTCTCGGCAGCACTGGCTGGTATTGTGGTTGGAATTCCGGTTTTAAGGCTTCGGGGCGATTATTTGGCTATTGTAACCCTGGCATTTGGAGAAATCATTAAAAATGTGATAAATGTGGTTTACATTGGAAAAGATGCTGACGGGCTTCACTTTTCCTTAAAAAACGCAGGAGCTCTCAATATGGCAAAAGAGGGGACAGTAATCATTAACGGTGCCCAGGGAATTACAGGAACGCCTAAAAATTCTACCTTTACCATAGGGGTTATCCTTATTTTGATCACGCTGGTAATTGTTCTGAATTTAATTCATTCCAGATCCGGCCGGGCTATCATGTCTGTACGTGATAACCGCATTGCGGCGGAATCCATTGGTATTAACATTACAAAATACAAATTAATGGCCTTTTCCATTTCTGCCTCCCTGGCAGGCGTGGCCGGTGTTCTGTATTCCCATAACCTTTCTGCACTTACTGCGACGCAGAAGAATTTTGGCTATAACCAGTCCATCATGATTCTTGTATTTGTGGTTCTCGGAGGAATCGGTAATATCCGTGGTTCCATGATCGCTGCAGTTCTCTTAACTCTGCTTCCGGAGCTTTTGAGAGGTTTAAATACCTACCGGATGCTGATTTACGCCATCATCCTGATTGTCATGATGATTTTTAACTGGAGTCCTAAATTAATTGATCTCAGGAAACGGTATTTCCATAAGAACAGGGCAGAAAAGGAGAGGGCATAA